Part of the Anomaloglossus baeobatrachus isolate aAnoBae1 chromosome 1, aAnoBae1.hap1, whole genome shotgun sequence genome, ATTTATAGCGTTAGATCTCACCGAGACACTTTATACACATTACAGAAAACAATGCTCTACGCTAAGCGGTGATTGGCACTGCAGGAACATGGCCCTGGCCATCAAGGGGGCATTAATTTGTTTCTAGGTGTCGGGTACATACACCGCCATAATATGCACTGCAGTCCATTATGTGTAAAAGGCCAGAACTTGGGAATGAGGTGAGGATAGGTCTGTCAAGCATACAGCTTACTGCTTTAGTGGATCTGTGTCCAAAAGACAAGAATTCTCTAACACCGAACTGTGACCTAATAACCATTCACTCAGCCAAACAAAACAAGTTAATAAATAAGGGGTGACAAGAAGATCTTGGGGGGATTATTATTTTGGACGTTACAAGGCATTATTCATATATGACACACGAGAGTGCAACAGGCTCCACATCTCACTCTGGATGGACCGGCTAATCATCGGTGATGGTGTAGACCAGCTTATGACCAGCACCGCTCGTCCGCTGATGATTACTATAGGACGATGGCACCAGCGGTGAACTGACTGAAGGGCATGATCCATGTTTATTTCTGTGCAGCTCTATCACGATTGGCAGTTTAGTAAATGATGCAATATGGCAGTAATACCGAATAATTTACCTGTCACAAGCCCAAGGGTCGTCACAACAGTGACAGCTCCTTCCACTTCACAGATGAAGCTCAGGGAGGGCCTTTCACAATAGAAGGCTACACGAAAACATAGACGAACGAATGTATAAAAGCAACATAAAACCGAGGAAGGAGTGAAACTGTTCATGTTCCAGATAATTCATAACTAGAAAACTGCATGTGGCATTTCTTACAAGGCAAGTGGTAAGGAGCACATCCAGTTATCACCATATCATCATCTGGAACGTACGCGTTTACACTCTGTATTACTTAGAGATGTCACCTATCCACAGCATAGATGAGAAATTGCTGATCAGTGGGTATCCCACCACCGGGACCCGCACCAATCAGCGAGTTTTTATCACCAATAGATGACGTGGCAGATTGGGTCACCTGACCACCATCATTCTCTATGGGCTGCTGGAAAAAGCCAAGCGCAGAATTCGGCAGACCCATAAGGAATGAGTGGAGCTCACTTTGAGCATGCGAACCGTCACTCGAATCTAAGAAAAGTTTTATGTTCTGATGATTGGTGCACTCTACCATCCATcttgtggataggtgataacttgtttaaagcagacaacccctttaaagcttgTGTCCAAGCTGGGACCCCCCACAACCAGCAGTTATGAGTGGGTAACCACTTAGCAGTGATGATGCAAACATGTGTACATCTCTAGAGTAAATGCTTGTTCTGCCTAATAGGAGAATAAGGGAACGCGCCATCTTCATTTATTAGAGCAAGGAGTAATAGGATGTCCAAGAGGATGACCGGATGTATTCTGCCAGCCCTGACCAGTTGTTACCGCCCTCCCGAGCACATACTTTAATACAGATTGAACATACAGAAGATCATGCAAACTATTGTATAGCCCTACTCTGGTATAGACGGCTTTCCTTACTGATGCAGTCGCCATACATGGAGGGGTATCATACTGGAGCCTTGCTAGAACACTTTCTGCTATATATAACAGGGGTAATTACTGAAATGGATCTTGCAGTGCAAAATAAATGAGCTATCCTAAGACGTAATCCTGCGTGTGCTGTAATCCTTTACATTGAATTGTTAATACACAATGACTCTTTTTACCATTGCATTAATGTAGTGTTGTCCGTGCAGTCACCATTTGTACAATAGGTTTATTAGTAGCCGAGGGAAAGCATGTACTCTGGTAACTGGACCCATATTCACTATTCAGGCACAACACAGCACAATCAGGTATTACTTCCGCTTGCTCTTGGTGTCTGTTGTCTGGAAAACACTGGACGCAGACATCAGGTTCTCTATGTACTGTCCAAGAACCTGGTTTTCTGATTTCAGCTTCAGGTTCTCCTCTTTTACAGCATCAACCCGAGCGGAGAGATCTGTTTGGAGACAAAACAGCGGAGATCCTGAACAACGCTGACTAGATCAGACAAGAGCTAGATAAGATTTACATTTAGTAATTGCCGCTATGATCCACATAATACAATGATAaagcaataattaaaaaaaatactataaatctttatttttatatagcgctaacatatttcgcagcgctttacatacatcaggaacactgtccccattggggctcacaatctaagttccctatcagtatgtctttggagtgtgggaggaaaccggagtacccagaggaaacccacgcaaacacggggagaacatacaaactccttgcaggtgttgtccttggtgggatttgaacccaggaccccagcgctgcaagactgcagtgctaaccactgagccaccgtgccacccgagaatctgtctgcaggtttttgctacagtatgcaatctgagagcagaatgatgtgtatgcagagagcctgattccagtgatgtgtcacttactggactgcttggtgcagtttttatAGAATCCTTGTATTCTCTGTTGTAATTATAACAATGGTTTGAGGCTGAGCTGTGAATAATACCACCGCCCACATCACTGACTAGCAGCTACTTGAGTACAATGTATATTAtcagcaagctgctaatcagtggtggggtttgGGGCTAAACAGATTAGTCTGTCTGGCCTGCAAGTGAGAACtagtcaggcagtgataatctcttgctgataaaacactgtttgtattgaaactacaacatACAACCTAAAAAGTGACATCCcttgaatcaggctctctgcccctacattatcctgctatcagattacatagcaaaaccctgctgacagattccatttaacagcAATTCTTAAGTCTGTGACATTCAGATAACTCGGGACCCACTGTATTAGCCAGAGCAGAGCACCACAGCAGTCATTTGTTCCCACCATGCTTTGTCTAGCAAGGCCACATGGCCTCTAATGAATTGTCTTTTAAAGCCTCTCCTGGAAAAAGTGGATCTGATACAAACAGCTGATTGTTGCGTTGAGTACATTGATTAAAGGGaattctgtcagtaggtttttgctatgtaattctaAAACAGAATGAGGTAGGGACTGAGACACAGATGTCACTGAAGTGTCACTCATTAGGCCGTGTCCGGCTGTTTAAATACAATTAATGTTTTATCACCAAAAGATTACAACTGCTTAACTATAGATTGTGTGCTCCTGTTCTGACCATGCCCCTcctctgattagcagctcactgtcaatagactatGTACACAGAGAGCAGTGGGTGGGATTAGCTTTCTGAGCTGTGCTACAACAACATAAAACACCTGGGCatgtcacaactgctgcatccagtaatctaagtgataaatcTTTAGAATCAGGGTATATTTTCCTACATTATGTTACTCTCAGACGAGGttggaaaaacttggtgacagttTTTTCCCTTTATGCTCCTAAAGTCCTCCCTCTAGCAAGGAGGCAGCTAATTTTTAGattttaaggggaatctgtcaccaggttagaCAAATTTAAATATGGGCACATATGGGaacaatttttatttttacttaaacaCATGTATTTTGGGATAAAGAGCAGATTTCGTTAAAAAAAATTGAACCGTTTGCCTTCTGTAGGCTCTGTGTTTTACTGACAATTGCTGGGTGAAGAATGAGGTAACCAAAAATCAGTCAGCTAGTTCTGACAAATGTTGGTACTTTGATCTGTCTTTCTCTGAGCTTCTGGGAAGAGCTCCGTGTTACAAACTCCCTATCAGAATGAAGTCACAGATGGCCTCTAATTTGTGCATTGGGAACAAGGAGCTTTGAAATGGTGCAAAacatttaatgaaacccaattgtaaaATTTTATTATAGCTAAAAATGCATTCatttaagtaacaaaaaaaaataaaaaaaaaaataaatatatatatatatatatatatatatatatatatatatatatatatatatatatatatatacacatatatatatatatatatatatatacatacatacatactatatatatagtatatatacatagtatatatatatatatatatatatatatatatatatatatatatatactaacagATAGGCGGAAACAAACATATTCAGATGACGGGGAATTCTGTAACAAAACAGCTGCGGTGAATATAGtgctagaggaaaaaaaaaaatcactgtgtgCAACTGAACTCTACTCAGCTAGGAAAGGCAGACAGCGAGAATAAGAGAGATGGAGAAGAGGCCACACGTGGTCATGTCTCTCTCTGGTCAGGTCTATTGTACTGACACAAGCTTATCCTTACTTTCCAAATAGGTGTATacaagttaggtccagaaatatttggacagtgacacaagttttgttattttagctgtttacaaaaacacgttcagaaatacaattatatatataatatgggctgaaagtgcacactcccagatgcaatatgagagttttcacatccaaatcggagaaagggtttaggaatcatagctctgtaatgcatagcctcctctttttaaagggaccaaaagtaattggacaagggactctaagggctgcaattaactctgaaggcgtctccctcgttaacctgtaatcaatgaagtagttaaaaggtctggggttgattacaggtgtgtggttttgcatttggaagctgttgctgtgaccagacaacatgcggtctaaggaactcgcaattgaggtgaagcagaacatcctgaggctgaaaaaaaagaaaaaatccatcagagagatagcagacatgcttggagtagcaaaatctacagtcgggtacattctgagaaaagaagggaattttgttacttaccgtaaattccttttcttctagctcttattgggagacccagacgattggggtatagctactgcctccggaggccacacaaagcactacactaaaaagtgcaaggcccctccccttctggctatacccccccgtggtatcacgggttctccagttttagtgccaaagcaagaaggaggaaagccaataactggtttaaacaaattaactccgagtaacatcggagaactgaaaaaccgttcaacatgaacaacatgtgtacccgcaaacaacaaaaaacatcccgaaggacaacagggcgggtgctgggtctcccaataagagctagaagaaaaggaatttacggtaagtaacaaaattcccttcttcttcagcgctctattgggagacccagacgattgggacgtccaaaagctgtccctgggtggggaaagaaatacctcatgttagggctgcaaaacagccctcccctacgggggtgtcactgccgcctgcaggactcttctacctaagctggcatccgccgaagcataggtatgcacctgataatgcttggtgaaagtgtgcagactggaccaggtagctgcctggtacacttgttgagccgaagcctggtgtcgtaatgcccaggacgcacccacggctctggttgagtgggcttttagccctgaaggaaccggaagccccgcagaacggtaggcctctagaattggttctttgatccatcgagccagggtggctttagaagcctgcaaccccttgcgcggaccagcgacaaggacaaaaagtgcatcggaacggcgcatgggcgccgtgcgggaaatgtagagtctgagtgctctcaccagatctaacaaacgtaagtccttttcataccggtgaaccggatgaggacaaaaggaaggcaaggatatatcctgattaagatgaaatgaggatacgaccttagggagaaactccggaatggggcgcagcactaccttgtcctggtggaacaccaggaagggagccttggatgacagagctgccagctcagacactcgccgaagcgatgtgatcgcaacgagaaacgccaccttctgtgacaggcgagaaaggaaacttccttcagaggctcgaaaggcggcttctggagagcaactaataccctgttgagatcccatggatctaacggccgcttgtacgggggtacgatatgacagaccccctgtaggaacgtgcgcaccttagaaagacgtgctagatgcttctgaaaaaacacggatagtgccgagacttccccctcaaggaagccgagcgacaagcccttttctaaccccgattgcaggaaggaaagaaaagtaggcaatgcaaatggccagggagacactccctgagccgagcaccaagttaagaaaatcttccacgttctgtggtagatcttagcagaggtggacttcctagcctgtttcatggtggcaacgaccccttgggataatcctgaagacgctaggatccaggactcaatggccacacagtcaggttcagggccgcagaattccgatggaaaaacggcccttgggacagtaagtctggccagcctggtagtgaccacggtcggccgaccgtgagatgccacagatccgggtaccacgatctcctcggccagtctggggcgacgagtatgacgcggctgcaatcggatctgattttttgcgcagtactctgggcaagagttccagaggtggaaacacatatgtgagccggaactgcgaccaatcttgcactaaggcgtctgccgccagagctctgtgatcgcgcgatcgtgccataaatgccgggaccttgttgttgtgccgagacgccattaggtcgacgtccggcaccccccagcggcgacagatttcctgaaacacgtccgggtgaagggaccattcccctgcgtccataccctggcgactgaggaagtctgcttcccagttttctacgcccgggatgtgaactgcggatatggtggatgctgtgtcctccacccacatgaggattcgccggacttcctggaaggcttgccgactgcgcgtccctccttggtggttgatgtatgccaccgctgtggagttgtccgactggattcggatctgctctctttctagccactgctggaaagctagtagggtaagataccctgccccgatttccagaacattgatctgaagggtggactcctgctgagtccacgtcccctgagccctgtggcggagacaaactgctccccaccctgacagactcgtatctgtcgtgaccactgcccaggatgggggtaggaaggatcttcactgtgacaatgaggtgggaataagccaccattgcagagagtccttggccgtctgggaaagggagactttcctgtccagggaggttgactgcccgtcccattggcggagaatgtccccttgcagttggcgcagatgaaactgcgcaaagggaactgcctccatggctgccaccatcttccctaggaagtgcatgaggcgccttaaggggtgcgactggccttgaaggagagactgcacctctgtttgcagtgaacgctgcttgttcagcggaagcttcactatcgctgatagagtgtgaactccatgccgagatacgttagtgattgagtcggtgaccgatttgaccttgccaaattgatgatccacccgaaagtctggagagtctccagcgtaacattcaggctgcgttgtcatgcctcgagggagggtgctttgacgagtagatcgtccaagtaagggatcaccgggtgtccctgagagtgcaagactgctaccactgctgccatgaccttggtgaacacccgtggggctgtcgccagaccgaatggcagagctacgaactgaagatggtcgtctcctatcacaaaacgtagaaaacgttggtgctccgtagcaattggcacgtggagataggcatctttgatgtctgttgaggcaaggaagtctcctcgagacattgaggtaatgacggatcggagggattccatccggaaccgcctggcgttcgcatgcttattgagcagttttaggtccagaacaggacggaaggagccgtccttttttggagccacaaagagattggagtacaaaccctcgccctcgttcctgaggggggacagggatcaccactccttctgctcttagagcgtccaccgcctgcagcagggcatctgctcggtggggaggtggggccgttctga contains:
- the SCOC gene encoding short coiled-coil protein; translation: MMNSDMDALDVENQVELEEKTRLINQVLELQHTLEDLSARVDAVKEENLKLKSENQVLGQYIENLMSASSVFQTTDTKSKRK